One segment of Dolichospermum sp. DET69 DNA contains the following:
- a CDS encoding segregation/condensation protein A codes for MNAVELLETITHLIEQAEKGEIDPWDVRVIDVIDHYLELMAPEANSRGYESDLSQSGQAFLSASMLVLFKANTLMQLSTVYNTPDEVVDDTLLEIEDGLLHPHRLHLEQQLRRRPAAMPPPKRRVTLQELIDQLQIMANQLKLVETVDKPKRLKRQSTVQTMREALELAHQENLTEVALEIEQVLHSAVKEQNLEEQCWNLEQLIDLWIKTKKPEKNSSHHQSEHGDIVSVFWALLLLCSQSKVELFQQEFYQEIQIRLPT; via the coding sequence ATGAATGCAGTTGAATTATTAGAAACAATTACACACCTCATTGAGCAAGCTGAAAAAGGGGAAATTGATCCTTGGGACGTGCGAGTTATTGATGTCATTGACCATTACTTAGAATTAATGGCTCCAGAGGCAAATAGCAGAGGCTATGAAAGTGATTTATCTCAATCTGGACAAGCTTTTTTATCAGCATCAATGCTCGTTTTATTTAAAGCAAATACATTAATGCAGCTATCAACAGTATATAATACTCCAGACGAAGTTGTAGATGATACACTATTAGAAATTGAAGATGGGTTGTTACATCCACATCGCTTGCATTTGGAGCAACAGTTGCGCCGTCGTCCGGCAGCTATGCCACCTCCAAAACGTCGAGTAACGTTGCAAGAGTTAATAGACCAATTGCAAATTATGGCAAACCAGTTAAAGCTGGTAGAAACCGTAGATAAACCTAAGCGGCTTAAACGTCAGTCTACTGTGCAAACCATGCGGGAAGCTCTAGAGTTAGCACACCAAGAAAATTTAACGGAAGTCGCGTTAGAAATAGAGCAGGTGTTACACAGTGCTGTTAAAGAGCAAAATTTAGAGGAACAATGTTGGAATCTAGAACAACTGATAGATTTGTGGATAAAGACAAAGAAACCAGAGAAAAATTCTTCTCATCATCAATCAGAACACGGTGACATAGTTAGCGTTTTTTGGGCGTTACTATTGCTCTGTAGTCAATCTAAGGTGGAGCTATTTCAACAAGAATTTTACCAGGAAATTCAAATCCGTTTACCTACTTAG
- a CDS encoding AI-2E family transporter, whose amino-acid sequence MRRFASLQTLLIYGLSGPIIALNIWLLSVLFRFFQNPITILSIAAILAFLLNYPVKLFERVRITRIQAVIIVLVLTLTLFIVLGVTLVPLLIDQTIQLLNKIPDWLATSQANLDHLESWAKQRRLSIDLKLVTNQINANIQTLVQQIASGAVGFAGTLLSGLLNVVLVIVLAFYMLIYGDRVWSGLINLSPSNIGLPFSRSLQLNFQNFFLSQLLLGLFMVIALTPIFLFLRVPFALLFAIIIGISGLIPVVGATLGIGLVTMLVLIQNWWLAFPVATIAVIMQQIKDNLLAPKLMGNFIGLNPLWIFIAILMGFEIAGLLGTLVAVPIAGTIKGTFDAIKSSNHSDFVSNFRASYGSEVAENE is encoded by the coding sequence ATGCGCCGTTTCGCTTCTCTGCAAACTCTCTTAATTTATGGACTTAGTGGACCAATTATCGCCCTCAATATCTGGCTACTGTCTGTATTATTTCGTTTTTTCCAGAATCCGATTACTATCCTCAGTATCGCCGCAATTCTGGCTTTTTTGCTGAATTACCCAGTTAAACTCTTTGAAAGAGTCCGAATTACTCGCATTCAAGCTGTCATCATCGTTTTAGTATTGACTTTAACTTTGTTTATTGTTTTGGGTGTCACTCTCGTACCCCTGCTAATTGACCAAACCATTCAACTTTTAAATAAGATTCCAGATTGGTTAGCGACTAGTCAAGCCAATTTAGATCATTTAGAAAGTTGGGCAAAGCAACGACGGTTATCTATAGATTTAAAGCTGGTAACAAACCAAATAAATGCTAATATTCAGACCCTGGTACAACAAATAGCTTCAGGGGCGGTAGGATTCGCCGGAACGCTGTTATCAGGATTACTGAATGTAGTATTAGTAATCGTTCTAGCTTTTTATATGCTAATATATGGCGATCGCGTTTGGTCAGGTTTAATTAATCTTTCACCATCTAATATTGGTCTTCCCTTTAGTCGGTCGTTGCAGTTAAATTTCCAAAACTTTTTTCTGAGTCAATTATTGCTAGGACTATTTATGGTCATAGCCCTCACACCCATATTTTTATTTCTGAGAGTCCCATTTGCCCTCTTATTTGCTATTATCATCGGTATTTCTGGACTTATTCCGGTTGTTGGTGCAACTTTAGGTATTGGTTTAGTCACAATGTTGGTATTAATCCAAAATTGGTGGTTAGCCTTTCCAGTCGCTACAATAGCAGTTATTATGCAACAAATTAAAGATAATCTGTTAGCTCCAAAACTAATGGGTAATTTCATTGGACTCAACCCCCTGTGGATTTTTATCGCTATTTTAATGGGATTTGAAATTGCCGGATTATTAGGAACACTCGTTGCTGTGCCAATTGCTGGGACTATCAAAGGCACATTTGATGCCATCAAAAGCAGTAACCATAGTGATTTTGTCTCAAATTTTCGGGCTAGTTATGGCTCAGAAGTTGCAGAAAATGAATAA
- the pdxH gene encoding pyridoxamine 5'-phosphate oxidase, with translation METSIADIRKDYTLQDLSEKESDPNPFIQFKSWFTQSITAQLPEPNAMTLATCTSNGQPSARMVLLKDFDDRGFVLFTNYNSQKGQEITENPHAALVFWWAELERQVRIVGTVEKISSAESDGYFEIRPAYSRLGAWASNQSEVIANREILEAQLQEFQRKYENQEVPRPPHWGGFRVIPQTIEFWQGRTSRLHDRLLYSRVDGGGWKIERLSP, from the coding sequence ATGGAAACAAGCATAGCGGATATTCGCAAAGACTACACATTACAAGATTTAAGTGAAAAAGAAAGTGATCCTAATCCATTTATACAGTTTAAATCTTGGTTCACTCAGTCCATAACAGCCCAGCTACCTGAACCTAATGCTATGACTTTGGCTACCTGTACATCCAATGGTCAGCCTTCTGCAAGAATGGTACTACTCAAGGATTTTGATGACCGGGGTTTTGTTTTATTTACTAATTATAATAGCCAAAAAGGACAAGAAATTACAGAAAATCCCCATGCAGCTTTGGTATTTTGGTGGGCTGAACTAGAACGCCAAGTCAGAATTGTGGGAACAGTAGAAAAAATTTCCTCAGCAGAATCTGATGGCTATTTTGAAATTCGTCCTGCATATAGTCGGTTAGGTGCTTGGGCTTCTAATCAAAGTGAAGTAATTGCCAATAGGGAAATTTTAGAAGCACAATTGCAAGAATTTCAGCGCAAATATGAAAATCAGGAAGTTCCTCGTCCTCCTCATTGGGGTGGTTTTCGCGTCATTCCCCAGACAATTGAGTTTTGGCAAGGAAGAACCAGTCGTTTACATGATCGCCTATTATATAGTCGTGTAGATGGTGGAGGGTGGAAAATCGAACGTTTATCACCTTGA
- a CDS encoding glycosyltransferase family 4 protein codes for MRIIHILNHVQEIGNGIVNVAVDLACLQSQAGDDVAVISAGGEYEKLLNQFGVKHYKINQNRQLINIIKAAVSYRAILQEFQPDIVHAHMMTGVVLGRALRWENKYILVATVHNEFQRSSVLMGLADRVIAVSKAVKNSMVQRGIPEQKLRVICNGTLGSPRTRKISDYQPLNLQSPAITTVAGMYKRKGITELIAAFEEVAQDFPQVHLYLVGNGPDKQLFESQAQATAVSNRIHFEGFQPEPQRYLLACDIFVLASHRDPCPLVLSEAREAGLAIVATEVDGIPEALDNGKAGLLVPAQDSNKLAQALIQLLSNKDLLQEWKQRSQKNLEWLNVARVHQETLAVYEELDFQANFSTYTQPD; via the coding sequence ATGCGAATCATACATATATTAAATCATGTCCAGGAAATCGGTAACGGTATTGTTAATGTAGCTGTGGATCTGGCTTGTTTGCAATCCCAAGCTGGTGATGATGTGGCGGTAATTTCAGCGGGGGGAGAATACGAAAAATTATTAAATCAATTTGGTGTTAAACATTACAAAATTAATCAAAATCGCCAGCTAATAAATATAATTAAGGCGGCAGTATCTTATCGAGCAATTCTCCAAGAATTTCAGCCAGATATAGTTCATGCTCACATGATGACTGGTGTGGTTTTAGGGCGGGCTTTGAGATGGGAAAATAAATATATTTTAGTGGCTACTGTCCATAATGAATTTCAACGGAGTAGTGTGTTGATGGGTTTAGCTGACCGAGTAATTGCTGTGAGCAAAGCTGTCAAAAATTCGATGGTACAACGGGGAATTCCTGAACAAAAATTACGGGTAATTTGTAATGGGACTTTGGGTAGCCCCCGGACTCGGAAAATATCAGATTATCAACCTTTAAATTTACAAAGTCCAGCGATCACTACTGTGGCTGGAATGTATAAACGAAAAGGGATTACTGAGTTAATCGCTGCTTTTGAGGAAGTTGCTCAGGATTTTCCCCAAGTCCATTTATATTTGGTAGGAAACGGCCCTGATAAACAACTATTTGAGTCTCAAGCCCAAGCAACGGCTGTTAGTAATCGGATTCACTTTGAAGGATTTCAGCCTGAACCCCAACGTTACTTACTAGCCTGTGATATTTTTGTCTTAGCTTCCCATCGTGATCCCTGTCCCTTGGTGCTTTCGGAAGCGAGGGAAGCAGGATTGGCGATTGTGGCTACTGAAGTAGACGGTATCCCAGAGGCGTTAGATAATGGGAAAGCGGGGCTGTTAGTTCCGGCTCAGGATAGCAATAAACTGGCTCAGGCATTAATACAACTATTGAGTAATAAAGATTTACTTCAGGAATGGAAACAGCGATCGCAGAAAAATTTAGAATGGTTAAATGTTGCTCGTGTACATCAAGAAACGTTGGCTGTGTACGAAGAGCTAGATTTTCAGGCAAATTTTTCAACCTATACGCAACCGGATTAA
- the mfd gene encoding transcription-repair coupling factor translates to MAFSSIVRALARSPLTAELIIKLNKQQELRLNGISRLPKGLVASALANCEDQDLCVICATLEEAGRVFAQMEAMGWKTVHFYPTSEASPYEPFDPENELSWGQMQVLADLVNCQSSVVSGQLQKQKTAIIATVGALQPHLPPQSAFKSFCVTLQKGMEFDLDGFGEKITILGYERVPLVETEGQWSRRGDIVDVFPVSSELPVRLEWFGDEIEQIREFDPTTQRSALDKVEKITLTPTSFAPIVLDALKDSADFSNNVEMFHGTSLQESDLASLEGSRRFLGLAFAKPASLLDYLSEHTLVAIDEPEQCYAHSDRWVENAGSQWSVVNSQLSIELPKIHRTFDECIAEITNFRKLYLSELSEENSGLNLASRPLPVTPHQFAKLAETIRQERNRNFAVWILSAQPSRSVSLLQEHDCPAQFIPNPRDFQAIDKLQINHIPIALKYSGLAELQGFILPSYRLVIVTDREFYGQHSLANFGYVRKRRQATSKQVDPNKLREGDYVVHRSHGIGKFVKLESLTINDEIRDYLVVQYADGLLRVAADQVGSLSRFRTSGDQAPSLHKMTGKAWDNTKNKVRKTIKKLAVDLLKLYAARSKQEGFSYPADMPWQEEMEDSFPYQPTTDQLKAVQDVKRDMESERPMDRLVCGDVGFGKTEVAIRAIFKAVIAGKQVALLAPTTILTQQHYHTIKERFAPYPINVGLLNRFRSAEEKRNIQKRLATGELDIVVGTHQLLGKTVEFKDLGLLVIDEEQRFGVNQKEKIKSLKTQVDVLTLSATPIPRTLYMSLSGIREMSLITTPPPSRRPIQTHLAPLNPEIVRSAIRQELDRGGQVFYVVPRVDGIEETTTKLREMVPGGRFAIAHGQMDESELESTMLTFGNNDADILVCTTIIESGLDIPRVNTILIEDAHRFGLSQLYQLRGRVGRAGIQAHAWLFYPKQRELSDAARQRLRAIQEFTQLGSGYQLAMRDMEIRGVGNLLGAEQSGQLDVIGFDLYMEMLEEAIREIRGQEIPKVADTQIDLNLTAFIPSTYITDPDQKMSAYRAVATVKSKYELKQIAAEWTDRYGTIPVSANQLLRVMELKQLAKNLGFSRIKPENKQHIVLETPMEEPAWNLLAEKLTSNMKTRFVYSPGKVTARGLGVFKADQQLQTLIDTFTKMQGAIPETT, encoded by the coding sequence ATGGCATTTTCTTCTATTGTGCGTGCTTTGGCGCGATCGCCTCTTACCGCAGAACTAATTATTAAACTCAATAAACAACAGGAATTGCGGTTAAATGGGATTTCTCGTCTTCCCAAGGGACTGGTAGCTTCAGCATTAGCAAATTGTGAAGATCAGGATTTGTGTGTCATCTGTGCCACTTTAGAGGAAGCTGGGCGGGTTTTTGCCCAAATGGAAGCAATGGGATGGAAAACTGTGCATTTTTACCCCACATCCGAAGCTTCTCCTTATGAACCCTTTGACCCGGAAAATGAGTTGAGTTGGGGTCAAATGCAGGTTTTAGCTGATTTAGTTAACTGTCAGTCGTCAGTGGTCAGTGGTCAGTTGCAAAAACAAAAAACTGCCATAATTGCAACTGTGGGGGCGTTGCAACCACATTTACCACCACAGTCAGCGTTTAAATCATTCTGTGTCACTTTACAAAAAGGGATGGAATTTGATTTAGATGGATTTGGTGAAAAAATCACGATTTTGGGATATGAACGCGTTCCCCTGGTGGAAACGGAAGGACAATGGAGTAGACGCGGGGATATTGTGGATGTGTTTCCGGTGTCTTCGGAGTTGCCTGTGCGCTTGGAATGGTTTGGGGACGAAATTGAACAAATTCGGGAATTTGATCCCACTACACAACGTTCTGCCCTGGATAAGGTGGAAAAAATTACTCTCACCCCAACAAGTTTTGCACCGATTGTTTTAGATGCACTGAAGGATTCTGCTGATTTCTCTAACAATGTAGAGATGTTCCATGGAACGTCTCTACAAGAATCGGATTTAGCATCATTAGAAGGGAGTCGGCGGTTTTTGGGGTTGGCTTTTGCAAAACCTGCTTCATTACTGGACTATTTATCAGAACATACGCTCGTAGCCATTGATGAACCAGAACAATGTTATGCTCATAGCGATCGCTGGGTGGAAAATGCTGGTAGTCAGTGGTCAGTTGTCAATAGTCAGTTGTCAATTGAATTACCTAAGATTCATCGGACTTTTGATGAGTGTATAGCGGAAATTACCAATTTTAGAAAGTTATATTTATCGGAATTGTCGGAAGAAAATAGTGGTTTAAATTTAGCTAGTAGACCTTTACCAGTTACACCTCACCAATTTGCTAAGTTAGCGGAGACAATTAGACAAGAACGCAATCGCAATTTTGCAGTTTGGATACTTTCGGCTCAACCTTCCCGTTCGGTTTCTCTCCTCCAAGAACACGATTGTCCCGCACAATTTATTCCTAATCCTCGTGATTTTCAAGCCATTGATAAACTACAAATTAATCATATACCTATTGCTCTTAAATATTCCGGTTTAGCAGAATTACAAGGATTTATTTTACCTTCTTACCGTTTAGTTATTGTCACCGATAGAGAATTTTATGGACAACATTCTTTAGCTAATTTTGGCTATGTCCGCAAACGTCGTCAAGCGACATCGAAACAAGTTGATCCTAACAAATTACGGGAGGGTGATTATGTTGTGCATCGTAGTCATGGTATTGGTAAATTTGTCAAGTTAGAAAGTTTGACAATTAATGATGAAATCCGTGATTATTTAGTTGTCCAATATGCGGATGGTTTGTTAAGAGTTGCTGCTGACCAAGTTGGTTCTTTGTCTCGATTTAGAACCAGTGGAGATCAAGCCCCATCATTACATAAAATGACCGGAAAAGCTTGGGATAATACTAAAAATAAAGTCCGCAAAACCATTAAGAAATTAGCGGTAGATTTGTTAAAGTTGTACGCAGCGCGATCAAAACAAGAAGGTTTTTCCTATCCCGCAGATATGCCTTGGCAAGAAGAAATGGAAGATTCTTTCCCTTATCAACCTACCACAGATCAACTAAAAGCGGTACAAGATGTCAAACGGGATATGGAAAGCGAAAGACCCATGGATCGGTTAGTATGTGGAGATGTGGGTTTTGGCAAAACTGAAGTGGCAATTAGGGCTATTTTTAAAGCTGTCATTGCCGGAAAGCAAGTCGCACTTTTAGCACCAACAACGATTTTAACACAACAACATTATCATACAATTAAAGAACGTTTTGCCCCTTATCCGATCAATGTGGGTTTACTGAATCGGTTTCGTAGTGCAGAAGAAAAGCGCAATATTCAAAAACGCCTCGCTACTGGAGAATTAGATATAGTTGTAGGTACACATCAGTTATTAGGTAAAACTGTCGAGTTTAAAGATTTAGGACTTTTGGTAATTGACGAAGAACAAAGATTTGGAGTTAATCAAAAGGAAAAAATCAAAAGTCTGAAAACTCAAGTTGATGTTTTAACTCTTTCTGCAACTCCTATTCCCAGAACCTTATATATGTCATTATCGGGAATTAGGGAAATGAGTTTAATTACGACTCCACCCCCAAGCAGAAGACCAATTCAAACCCATCTCGCACCTTTAAATCCCGAAATTGTTAGAAGTGCAATTAGGCAAGAATTAGATCGAGGTGGACAGGTATTTTATGTAGTTCCGCGAGTAGATGGAATTGAAGAAACCACTACAAAATTGCGAGAAATGGTTCCAGGAGGAAGATTTGCGATCGCTCATGGTCAAATGGACGAAAGCGAGTTAGAATCAACCATGCTAACTTTTGGGAACAATGACGCTGACATTCTTGTTTGTACAACAATTATTGAATCTGGTTTAGATATTCCGCGAGTGAATACAATTTTAATTGAAGATGCTCACCGTTTTGGATTATCTCAATTATATCAATTACGGGGACGAGTAGGACGGGCAGGAATCCAAGCTCACGCATGGTTATTTTATCCTAAACAAAGAGAATTATCTGATGCAGCCAGGCAAAGATTAAGAGCAATTCAAGAATTTACTCAACTTGGTTCTGGATATCAATTAGCAATGCGAGATATGGAAATTCGCGGTGTAGGAAACTTGCTAGGTGCAGAACAATCTGGTCAACTGGATGTAATTGGTTTTGATTTGTATATGGAAATGTTAGAAGAAGCAATTCGAGAAATTAGAGGTCAAGAAATCCCCAAAGTTGCAGATACGCAAATTGACCTGAATCTCACCGCATTTATTCCTTCAACTTACATTACAGATCCTGATCAAAAAATGAGTGCTTATCGCGCTGTAGCTACAGTCAAATCAAAATATGAATTAAAACAAATTGCTGCTGAATGGACTGATAGATATGGAACTATCCCAGTTTCTGCAAATCAATTATTGCGAGTTATGGAATTAAAACAATTAGCCAAAAATCTGGGATTTAGCCGCATTAAACCAGAGAATAAACAGCATATTGTTTTAGAAACTCCCATGGAAGAACCTGCTTGGAATTTGTTAGCAGAAAAATTAACTTCAAAC